The genomic region ATAGATAACTAAAAATCGTACGCTTCATTGTAAACGATGAGATTCAGTTTTTGGAATGTCTTTGTTTGGATAAAAGTTCTTTGATGAGATTCTTTTCGGATCTTCCTAAAATTCCTTTCTCTTCGAAAATTCCCAGAATTTCCATCGTGATTTCCGGTTCCAGCAAGGATAAGTCCGCGAACAAGGATTGATGATTGAGTTTTCCGGATCTGTATTTTTCAAGAATTACGTGAGAAGATTCTATGATCTGTTGTTTTCTCGAAACCAAATCTTCCATCGTGGAAAGAATCAAAAAGATCTCCGGATCGTCTTCGAACAATTTTAGAATATGATGATAGATTCCTGGGCTTCGGATCGGCAATTCGTAGATTCCGTCTTTAAGAGAAAGGTAAAGTTCCTTTTCTTCCTCGATGTTTAATCCCGCTAGATGTTTTAAATCCGAAACGGCTTCGGGGGGAAGTACGGTTAAGAATTGAGAAGCGAACTCCGGATCTTTCGCTTCTTGAAGACAATACGCGATAAAACTGCAGATTCGTTGCGGGCTTAAGGAATTCCAATATTCGTTCGTTTTTAAATCCAAAAAGGAGGCGGTTTTTTTGAGCCTTCTTCTTTCGTCTTCGGTTTGCTGAAAGATATTATATTCGTGAATTATGATTTTATAAAGAAGTTTGTTGCTGAACGCCTCGATAACTTCCTTGATCTTCGCGGGTTCTATGATCGCGAGAAAATATCGGAGAACCTCGAAGTATACTTCTCCCTTGGAAATAAATTCTTCCAAGACCAAAGGATGGGCTTGTAAGAACGCGGATGCGCCCACATTGATTCCTGCTTTTCCTTCCGCGAATGCGTTCATCTTCTCGCCGGCGATGCAGGATTCTCTGATTTCCCGGCTCCATTCGTTCGGGATCAAATTCTGTCTGCAGTTGGCCGGGCACGGTTCTCCGAAGGAAATTCCGATTTTACAATGTGTCTTGATTTCTTTTTCCAGGAAAATTTCCACGCAACCTTAGGGAACTAAGTCTCCGCAATCTCTCATTTCGGGAGCGTATGGGTTTTGAATTTTGGTCCCGTGGCTCACCCAAGTTTTGTTTACCATAGGACAAAAGAATTTGTTAAAAACCCCGGTTCCACCGGCCAGCTTGAGACTTTCCGCGAGGTTCTCGGAAAAGGAAGAATAGGCCAGAAAGAATTTTTCGACGTCCTTCGTTTCCTTGTCTTTCAAAGAATTTCCCATTTTTTCGGCGGATTCTTTCAAACCTCCGTTGAGAGAGGAAAGTTCCTGCACGCGAGCGACTAACTTGTTTATGTCGGGAATACGATTTTCTTCCTTCATTAGGAAATCGTGAATGGATTCGTTTTCCACAAGAATCCGTTGTAGGGCGTCCTTTTCGGCTTCGGTGATTTGAGGTTGGGCTTTTTTACAGACGGATAAAAAGATGAGAATACTGATTGATAAGAATAAAATTCTCTGCATTATAACCAATCTCCAAGATCGTTAATAAAGTTTAAGTCTACAATTCTCGAAAAAACCTTGGTGTAAAGTACGGAATCGTTTAAAATCCAAAAAATGCTCATATTTGTTTTTCGATTACCAAGTTCTCAAACGAAGCAATTCGATTTAAAACCGCTCAGAATGACAGGTTATCATACGTCTTTCAGCTTAAGAATGATCGTTAGACCGTCCTCGGGTTCTTTTAAGTTGTTTTTCGAAAGATTCTTCGCATGGAAACGGGTTGCAGAATCGACCGGGCATCCGATTCTACTGAAAATGAAAATCGAGGTTTCTCGTTGATGTCGAACTTTTATACCAAACATATTTTCGTCTGCGAAAACGTAAGAGCGGAAGGGGAAAGGGTTTCTTGCGGACGATCGGGTTCGATTCAACTTCTTGCCTCTCTCAAAAAAAAGATGAAGGACCTGCCGATCCAAGGAAAAATCAGAATTCAAAGAGCGGGTTGTCTGGATCGATGCGAACTCGGTCCCGTTCAAGTCAGTTATCCGGAAGGAAGATGGTTCTCCCTAAGAACGGAAGAGGACGTCGATAT from Leptospira kmetyi serovar Malaysia str. Bejo-Iso9 harbors:
- a CDS encoding LIC13259/LIC11441 family protein; amino-acid sequence: MQRILFLSISILIFLSVCKKAQPQITEAEKDALQRILVENESIHDFLMKEENRIPDINKLVARVQELSSLNGGLKESAEKMGNSLKDKETKDVEKFFLAYSSFSENLAESLKLAGGTGVFNKFFCPMVNKTWVSHGTKIQNPYAPEMRDCGDLVP
- a CDS encoding (2Fe-2S) ferredoxin domain-containing protein, with product MSNFYTKHIFVCENVRAEGERVSCGRSGSIQLLASLKKKMKDLPIQGKIRIQRAGCLDRCELGPVQVSYPEGRWFSLRTEEDVDIFLKYYIQSEQIEKIEHLIIKENQ